One Leclercia pneumoniae genomic region harbors:
- the hemW gene encoding radical SAM family heme chaperone HemW: MANLPPLSLYIHIPWCVQKCPYCDFNSHALKGEVPHDDYVAHLLADLDADVPYAQGREVKTIFIGGGTPSLLSGPAMQTLLDGVRARLNLAADAEITMEANPGTVEADRFVEYQRAGVNRISIGVQSFSEPKLKRLGRIHGPDEAKRAAHLATGLGLRSFNLDLMHGLPDQSLDEALDDLRQAIELNPPHLSWYQLTIEPNTLFGSRPPVLPDDDALWDIFEQGHQLLTAAGYQQYETSAYAKPGYQCQHNLNYWRFGDYLGIGCGAHGKVTFPEGRILRTAKTRHPRGYMEGRYLERQHDVEAADKPFEFFMNRFRLLEAAPRAEFSRYTGLAESVIRPQIDEALAQGYLTECDEYWQITEHGKLFLNSLLELFLAEDS; this comes from the coding sequence ATGGCTAATTTGCCACCTTTGAGTCTTTATATTCACATCCCGTGGTGCGTGCAGAAATGTCCGTACTGCGATTTCAACTCGCATGCGCTGAAGGGCGAAGTGCCGCACGATGATTATGTTGCGCATCTGCTGGCCGACCTGGACGCCGATGTACCTTACGCACAGGGACGTGAAGTTAAGACCATTTTTATTGGTGGCGGTACGCCGAGCCTGCTTTCAGGCCCGGCGATGCAAACGCTGCTGGATGGCGTGCGTGCGCGCCTGAACCTGGCAGCGGATGCTGAAATTACGATGGAAGCCAACCCCGGCACCGTTGAGGCCGACCGTTTTGTCGAGTATCAGCGTGCAGGGGTGAATCGTATCTCCATCGGCGTGCAGAGCTTTAGCGAGCCGAAATTAAAGCGCCTGGGGCGTATTCACGGCCCGGACGAGGCAAAGCGCGCTGCGCATCTGGCAACGGGGCTTGGCCTTCGCAGTTTTAACCTTGATTTGATGCACGGCCTGCCGGACCAGTCGCTCGACGAAGCGCTGGATGACCTGCGTCAGGCGATCGAACTTAATCCGCCGCATCTCTCCTGGTATCAGCTAACCATTGAGCCAAACACGCTGTTTGGCTCTCGCCCGCCGGTACTGCCGGATGACGACGCGCTGTGGGATATCTTCGAGCAAGGCCATCAGCTGTTGACCGCTGCGGGCTATCAGCAGTACGAAACCTCCGCCTATGCGAAGCCGGGCTACCAGTGCCAGCACAACCTGAACTACTGGCGCTTTGGCGATTATCTGGGGATAGGCTGCGGCGCGCACGGCAAAGTGACCTTCCCGGAAGGGCGCATCCTGCGTACAGCTAAAACGCGCCATCCGCGCGGGTACATGGAAGGCCGCTATCTGGAACGTCAGCACGACGTCGAGGCAGCGGATAAGCCGTTTGAGTTCTTTATGAACCGTTTCCGCCTGCTGGAAGCCGCACCGCGCGCGGAGTTCTCGCGCTATACCGGGCTGGCGGAGTCGGTGATTCGTCCTCAGATTGACGAGGCGCTGGCGCAGGGGTATCTCACCGAATGTGATGAATACTGGCAGATCACCGAGCACGGCAAACTGTTCTTAAACTCCCTTCTCGAGCTGTTCCTCGCCGAAGATTCCTGA
- the mutY gene encoding A/G-specific adenine glycosylase, which yields MQASQFSAQVLDWYDKYGRKTLPWQIEKTPYKVWLSEVMLQQTQVATVIPYFERFMARFPTVTDLANAPLDEVLHLWTGLGYYARARNLHKAAQQVATLHKGKFPETFDEVAALPGVGRSTAGAVLSLSLGKHFPILDGNVKRVLARCYAVDGWPGKKEVEKRLWALSDAVTPAKGVEQFNQAMMDLGAMVCTRSRPKCELCPVNNLCVAYANHSWANYPGKKPKQTLPERTGYFLLLQHDENVFLAQRPPSGLWGGLFCFPQFADEAGLRAWLADRQINADNLRQLTAFRHTFSHFHLDIVPMWLPVSSFTARMDEGTGLWYNLAQPPSVGLAAPVERLLQQLRVGAIA from the coding sequence ATGCAAGCCTCTCAATTTTCAGCCCAGGTGCTGGACTGGTACGACAAATACGGGCGTAAAACCCTGCCCTGGCAAATTGAAAAAACGCCCTACAAAGTATGGCTCTCTGAGGTGATGTTGCAACAAACGCAGGTCGCCACCGTGATCCCCTATTTTGAGCGCTTTATGGCGCGTTTCCCAACGGTAACCGATCTGGCGAATGCCCCCCTTGATGAAGTGCTGCATTTGTGGACCGGGCTTGGCTATTACGCCCGGGCGCGTAATCTGCACAAAGCCGCTCAGCAGGTTGCCACGCTCCATAAGGGTAAGTTCCCGGAAACCTTTGACGAGGTTGCGGCGCTGCCCGGTGTCGGGCGTTCCACCGCCGGGGCGGTACTCTCCCTGTCGCTGGGCAAACATTTTCCAATACTGGACGGCAACGTTAAGCGGGTGCTCGCCCGCTGCTACGCCGTTGACGGCTGGCCCGGAAAAAAAGAGGTCGAAAAGCGTCTATGGGCGTTAAGCGACGCGGTGACGCCGGCCAAAGGGGTTGAGCAGTTTAATCAGGCAATGATGGATTTAGGGGCGATGGTCTGCACCCGCTCCAGACCAAAGTGCGAGCTTTGCCCGGTTAATAACCTCTGCGTAGCCTATGCCAACCATTCATGGGCTAACTACCCTGGCAAAAAACCTAAGCAAACGCTGCCAGAGCGCACCGGCTATTTTCTGCTGCTGCAGCATGATGAGAACGTCTTCCTGGCCCAGCGTCCGCCGAGCGGGCTGTGGGGTGGATTGTTCTGTTTCCCGCAGTTTGCCGACGAAGCCGGGCTACGCGCCTGGCTGGCGGATCGGCAGATTAATGCCGATAATCTTCGGCAGTTAACCGCGTTTCGCCACACCTTTAGCCATTTCCATCTGGATATTGTGCCAATGTGGCTTCCTGTGTCCTCATTCACCGCGCGCATGGATGAGGGAACCGGTCTCTGGTATAACTTAGCGCAGCCACCGTCAGTGGGACTGGCGGCACCTGTAGAGCGCTTGTTACAGCAATTACGTGTTGGGGCAATAGCGTAG
- a CDS encoding oxidative damage protection protein, with protein sequence MARTIFCTFLQRDAEGQDFQLYPGELGKRIYNEISKEAWAQWQHKQTMIINEQKLNMMNAEHRKLLEQEMINFLFEGKDVHIEGYTPPEK encoded by the coding sequence ATGGCCAGAACAATTTTTTGCACCTTCCTGCAACGTGACGCAGAGGGTCAAGACTTCCAGCTTTATCCAGGCGAGCTGGGTAAGCGCATCTATAACGAGATCTCCAAAGAAGCCTGGGCGCAGTGGCAGCATAAGCAGACCATGATCATCAACGAGCAGAAGCTCAATATGATGAACGCTGAACATCGTAAATTACTGGAGCAGGAGATGATCAACTTCCTGTTCGAAGGTAAGGATGTTCACATCGAAGGCTATACGCCGCCGGAAAAATAA
- a CDS encoding DUF2884 domain-containing protein: MMRKTLLAAALMATALTAHAEYKCEVTPRDDVILSPQTVQVKGENGNLVITPDGSVMFNGKQASLSAAQREQAKDYQADLRSALPWIDDGARTRVEKGRVALDKIIAKEVGESSNMRTRLTKLDAQLKEQMNRIIERRPDGLTFHYKAIDQVRADGQQLVNQAMGGILQDSINEMGAKAVLKGGGNPLQGVLGSLGGLQTSIQNEWKNQEADFQAFGKDVCKRVVSLEESRKALVGTLK; the protein is encoded by the coding sequence ATGATGCGCAAAACGCTGCTGGCAGCGGCACTGATGGCAACCGCCTTAACGGCGCATGCGGAATATAAATGTGAAGTGACGCCGCGTGACGATGTAATCCTGAGCCCGCAAACCGTGCAGGTGAAAGGCGAGAACGGCAATCTGGTCATTACCCCGGATGGCAGCGTCATGTTTAATGGCAAACAAGCGAGCCTGAGCGCAGCCCAGCGTGAGCAGGCGAAAGATTATCAGGCCGATCTGCGCTCCGCGCTGCCGTGGATCGACGACGGCGCCCGTACCCGCGTAGAAAAGGGCCGCGTGGCACTGGATAAGATCATCGCCAAAGAGGTGGGGGAGAGCAGCAACATGCGTACCCGCCTGACCAAACTGGATGCCCAGTTGAAAGAGCAGATGAACCGCATCATTGAACGCCGTCCCGACGGCCTGACCTTCCACTACAAAGCTATCGACCAGGTGCGTGCCGACGGCCAGCAGCTGGTGAACCAGGCGATGGGCGGTATTTTGCAGGACAGCATCAACGAGATGGGTGCAAAAGCCGTGCTGAAAGGCGGCGGTAACCCGCTGCAGGGCGTGCTGGGTAGCCTGGGCGGATTACAGACTTCGATTCAGAACGAGTGGAAGAACCAGGAAGCGGATTTCCAGGCCTTCGGCAAAGATGTCTGTAAACGCGTGGTGTCGCTGGAAGAGAGCAGGAAGGCGCTGGTAGGGACGCTGAAGTAA
- the trmB gene encoding tRNA (guanosine(46)-N7)-methyltransferase TrmB — MKNDVISPEFDENGRPLRRIRSFVRRQGRLTKGQQHALDNYWPVMGVEFSEQPVDFVELFGRDAPITLEIGFGMGASLVTMAKARPEQNFLGIEVHSPGVGACLATAHEEGVENLRVMCHDAVEVLHKMIPDNSLNMVQLFFPDPWHKARHNKRRIVQAPFAELVKSKLKLGGVFHMATDWEAYAEHMLEVMSGLDGYKNQSQSNDYVPRPDSRPVTKFEQRGHRLGHGVWDLMFERVK; from the coding sequence ATGAAAAACGACGTCATTTCACCGGAATTTGATGAAAACGGCCGCCCGCTGCGCCGTATTCGCAGCTTCGTCCGCCGTCAGGGGCGCCTGACCAAAGGTCAGCAACATGCGCTGGACAACTACTGGCCGGTGATGGGCGTTGAGTTCAGCGAGCAGCCTGTCGATTTTGTCGAACTGTTTGGCCGCGACGCGCCCATCACCCTGGAAATTGGTTTTGGCATGGGCGCTTCGCTGGTCACGATGGCGAAAGCGCGCCCGGAACAAAATTTCCTCGGTATTGAAGTGCACTCCCCGGGCGTGGGCGCATGTCTGGCTACGGCCCATGAAGAGGGTGTCGAAAACCTGCGTGTGATGTGCCACGATGCGGTAGAAGTGCTGCACAAAATGATCCCTGACAACTCACTTAACATGGTTCAGCTCTTTTTCCCTGACCCATGGCACAAGGCGCGTCATAATAAACGTCGCATTGTGCAGGCACCCTTTGCTGAGTTAGTGAAGAGTAAGCTTAAACTGGGTGGCGTTTTCCATATGGCGACCGACTGGGAAGCCTATGCAGAACATATGCTGGAAGTCATGTCGGGGCTCGACGGGTATAAAAACCAGTCGCAAAGTAACGACTACGTGCCGCGTCCGGACTCCCGGCCGGTAACCAAATTTGAACAGCGTGGCCATCGTCTTGGTCACGGCGTATGGGACTTAATGTTCGAGAGGGTGAAATAA
- a CDS encoding FAD-dependent oxidoreductase, whose translation MNIYPQREARTFPGTSLEADLLVAGGGLAGLCAALAAAREGLRVVLIQDRPVLGGNASSEVRLWANGATSHMGNNNRWAREGGIMGEIMEENLWRNKEGNPVMFDLVLLDLAKSQPGLTLLLNTAVYEITQEQARLTAVKAFNAINETFYTVTASQFCDATGDGVLGFLAGAEYREGAESPDELGEKMAPGEHFGHKLGHSIYFYTKRTAEPVNFVPPSFALDDITAIPRYKRLTSTLNGCDLWWLEWGGRLDTVHESETIKWELWKIVWGVWNYIKNSGEFPDADNLTIEWVGAIPGKRESRRFMGDHLLCQQDIIEQRDHYDAVAYGGWSIDLHPADGVYSTHDGCRQFHSKGTYTIPFRSLYSRSLDNLFLTGRLISASHVAFGSARVMCTCGLLGEVVGRAAALCHRHQLTPQAFAQPGRIGELQQQLQTTGCYIPRQWLEDPAKGATVTTSSEYLLRALAPNGQWHSLTARMAILLPVRRGDTLPAMTFTLRARRPQSLTVTLLGSEKSGNFTPECCYAGVTLDVGQEGDYTCNFDWQSDRDQYVFVAFNASEEVEIALTDTHLPGLMTVFNSLNARVAKHTRQVADGDYGVDEFDFWLPRRHPQQIFPAIRLDTPLECYSRQNLLNGRLRPEQQANAWSPAADEPAPQVVWRWSNPQEITHLTLVQDNDFDNAMESVQMGHHRAITPHCITHYRLWGDQVLLAEVTDNHHSVCEHRFAPPLRVQEIKLEILATAGALPAVYSLNVR comes from the coding sequence ATGAATATCTATCCCCAACGCGAGGCCAGAACCTTTCCTGGCACCTCTCTGGAAGCTGACCTGCTGGTGGCAGGTGGTGGCCTGGCCGGGCTGTGCGCGGCCCTGGCGGCAGCCCGGGAGGGGCTCAGGGTCGTACTCATTCAGGACCGCCCCGTATTAGGGGGCAACGCCTCCAGCGAAGTACGCCTGTGGGCAAACGGCGCCACCTCGCACATGGGCAACAATAATCGCTGGGCGCGTGAAGGCGGCATCATGGGTGAGATCATGGAGGAGAACCTCTGGCGAAACAAAGAGGGGAACCCGGTGATGTTTGACCTGGTACTGCTCGATCTCGCTAAAAGTCAGCCGGGTCTGACCCTGCTGCTTAATACCGCCGTATATGAGATCACTCAAGAGCAGGCTCGCCTGACCGCCGTCAAAGCCTTCAATGCCATTAATGAAACCTTTTATACCGTAACGGCAAGCCAGTTTTGCGATGCCACCGGGGATGGCGTCCTGGGCTTTCTGGCGGGGGCTGAGTATCGCGAAGGGGCCGAGTCGCCGGATGAACTGGGGGAGAAAATGGCCCCAGGGGAGCATTTTGGACACAAGCTCGGGCACTCGATCTATTTTTACACTAAGCGCACCGCTGAGCCGGTAAATTTTGTCCCCCCCTCCTTTGCGCTTGATGACATCACCGCCATCCCTCGTTATAAGCGACTGACCTCGACCCTCAACGGCTGCGATCTGTGGTGGCTTGAGTGGGGAGGCCGCCTCGACACCGTTCATGAGAGCGAGACCATCAAATGGGAGCTGTGGAAAATCGTCTGGGGGGTCTGGAACTATATTAAAAATTCGGGCGAATTCCCCGATGCGGACAACCTGACTATCGAGTGGGTGGGCGCGATCCCCGGCAAGCGCGAGAGCCGCCGCTTTATGGGCGATCATCTACTCTGCCAGCAGGACATTATTGAACAGCGCGACCATTACGACGCGGTGGCGTACGGCGGCTGGTCTATCGACCTGCACCCTGCGGACGGGGTGTACAGTACACACGATGGTTGCCGACAGTTCCACAGTAAAGGGACGTACACCATTCCCTTTCGCTCGCTCTACAGCCGCTCTCTGGACAACCTGTTTTTGACCGGCAGGCTGATCTCTGCGTCGCATGTTGCCTTTGGTAGCGCAAGGGTGATGTGCACCTGCGGCCTGCTTGGGGAGGTGGTGGGCCGCGCAGCGGCGCTCTGTCATCGTCATCAGCTGACGCCGCAGGCGTTTGCGCAGCCGGGCCGCATTGGTGAACTGCAGCAGCAGTTGCAGACTACGGGCTGTTACATCCCGCGCCAGTGGCTGGAAGACCCGGCAAAAGGCGCCACTGTCACCACCAGCAGCGAGTATCTCCTCCGCGCGCTGGCGCCAAATGGTCAGTGGCACTCCCTGACGGCGCGCATGGCAATACTGTTGCCGGTTCGCCGTGGTGACACCTTGCCTGCCATGACCTTTACGCTGCGCGCCCGCAGACCGCAGTCGCTCACCGTTACCCTGCTGGGGAGCGAAAAGAGCGGTAACTTTACGCCAGAATGTTGCTACGCCGGGGTGACGCTGGATGTCGGACAAGAGGGCGATTACACCTGCAACTTCGACTGGCAGAGTGATCGGGATCAGTACGTTTTTGTCGCCTTCAACGCCAGCGAAGAGGTGGAGATAGCGCTGACGGATACGCATTTGCCTGGGCTGATGACCGTCTTTAATAGTCTGAACGCCCGGGTGGCGAAACATACTCGCCAGGTGGCGGATGGCGATTATGGCGTGGATGAGTTTGACTTCTGGCTGCCGCGCCGTCATCCGCAGCAGATCTTCCCGGCCATCCGTTTGGATACGCCGCTGGAGTGCTACAGCAGGCAAAACCTGCTGAATGGCCGCCTGCGCCCGGAACAGCAAGCCAACGCCTGGTCTCCCGCGGCTGATGAACCTGCACCGCAGGTGGTATGGCGATGGTCCAATCCGCAGGAGATTACCCACCTGACGCTGGTGCAGGATAACGATTTTGACAACGCAATGGAGAGCGTGCAGATGGGCCATCACCGGGCCATTACGCCGCACTGCATTACCCATTATCGCCTGTGGGGAGATCAGGTCCTGCTCGCTGAAGTAACAGATAATCACCACTCCGTCTGTGAGCACCGTTTTGCGCCCCCGCTCAGGGTGCAAGAGATCAAACTGGAGATCCTTGCCACCGCAGGCGCACTTCCGGCGGTCTACTCCCTGAACGTCCGTTAA
- a CDS encoding YggS family pyridoxal phosphate-dependent enzyme, which yields MNDIAHNLAQVRDKISAAATRCGRVSEEVTLLAVSKTKPASAIAEAIDAGQRAFGENYVQEGVEKIRHFHDAGRSDLQWHFIGPLQSNKSRLVAEHFDWCHTVDRLRIATRLSEQRPAEMPPLNVLIQINISDENSKSGIALSELDALAEAVAQLPGLQLRGLMAIPAPEADYDRQFAVAQQMAVAFEALKAGYPTVDTLSLGMTDDMDAAIAAGSTMVRIGTAIFGARDYTQ from the coding sequence ATGAACGACATTGCGCATAACCTGGCACAGGTCCGGGATAAAATCTCAGCCGCAGCAACGCGTTGCGGCCGTGTTTCAGAAGAAGTTACGTTGCTTGCAGTCAGCAAAACCAAACCTGCGAGCGCCATCGCAGAAGCGATTGACGCAGGCCAACGCGCATTCGGCGAAAACTATGTTCAGGAAGGGGTAGAAAAAATCCGCCATTTCCATGACGCGGGCAGAAGCGATCTGCAATGGCACTTTATTGGGCCGTTGCAGTCGAACAAAAGCCGCCTTGTCGCCGAACATTTCGACTGGTGCCATACGGTCGATCGTCTGCGCATAGCCACGCGGCTTAGCGAGCAGCGTCCAGCCGAAATGCCTCCACTTAACGTGCTGATTCAAATCAATATTAGTGATGAGAATAGCAAGTCAGGAATCGCGCTTTCTGAACTTGATGCACTGGCAGAGGCCGTGGCGCAGTTGCCCGGACTCCAGCTGCGTGGATTGATGGCGATCCCGGCGCCGGAAGCGGATTACGACAGGCAATTTGCCGTGGCACAGCAAATGGCTGTAGCATTTGAGGCGCTCAAAGCGGGCTACCCAACCGTCGACACGCTTTCACTGGGCATGACGGACGATATGGACGCCGCCATTGCGGCAGGCAGTACCATGGTGCGCATCGGCACAGCCATTTTCGGTGCGCGCGACTACACCCAATAA
- a CDS encoding XTP/dITP diphosphatase, with product MQKVVLATGNAGKVRELASLLNDFGLDVVAQTELGVDSAEETGLTFIENAILKARHAAQITGLPAIADDSGLAVDYLGGAPGIYSARYSGEDATDQQNLEKLLVALKDVPDDQRTAQFHCVLVYLRHAEDPTPVVCHGSWPGVITREAAGNGGFGYDPIFFVPSEGKTAAELTREEKSAISHRGRALKQLLEALRNG from the coding sequence ATGCAGAAAGTTGTTCTCGCTACCGGTAATGCCGGTAAAGTGCGCGAGCTGGCCTCGCTTTTAAATGATTTTGGGCTGGACGTGGTCGCTCAGACCGAGCTTGGCGTGGATTCCGCCGAGGAGACAGGCCTGACCTTTATCGAAAACGCCATTCTGAAAGCGCGCCATGCCGCTCAGATTACCGGCCTGCCGGCCATTGCTGACGACTCCGGCCTGGCCGTCGATTATCTTGGCGGTGCGCCGGGGATCTACTCCGCGCGTTACTCTGGTGAAGATGCCACCGACCAGCAAAACCTGGAAAAGCTGCTTGTTGCCCTGAAGGATGTGCCTGACGACCAGCGCACCGCGCAGTTCCACTGCGTGCTGGTTTATCTGCGCCACGCTGAAGACCCCACGCCTGTTGTCTGTCACGGCAGTTGGCCGGGCGTAATTACCCGTGAGGCGGCAGGCAACGGCGGCTTTGGCTACGACCCGATTTTCTTTGTCCCGTCTGAGGGCAAAACCGCTGCGGAACTGACCCGCGAAGAGAAAAGCGCGATTTCCCATCGCGGACGCGCCCTGAAACAGTTACTGGAAGCATTACGTAATGGCTAA
- a CDS encoding YggT family protein — MKTLTFLLSTVIELYTMVLLLRVWMQWARCDFYNPFSQFVVKITQPIIGPLRRIIPPMGPIDSASLLVALVLCFIKAIVLFMVVSFQPIIWIAAVLILLKTIGLLIFWVLLLMAIMSWVSQGRSPVEFALIQLADPLLRPIRNLLPSMGGIDFSPMILVLLLYVANMGIAELLQATGNMLLPGLWMAL, encoded by the coding sequence ATGAAGACGTTGACTTTCCTGCTCTCGACGGTCATTGAACTCTATACGATGGTGCTTTTGCTGCGCGTATGGATGCAGTGGGCGCGTTGTGATTTCTACAACCCCTTTTCACAATTTGTCGTTAAAATCACCCAGCCGATCATTGGGCCACTACGCCGTATTATCCCTCCGATGGGGCCGATTGATAGCGCATCGCTGCTAGTGGCACTGGTGCTCTGCTTTATCAAAGCCATCGTGCTGTTTATGGTGGTCAGCTTCCAGCCTATCATCTGGATTGCCGCCGTACTGATCCTGCTGAAGACCATCGGCCTGCTCATCTTCTGGGTATTGCTGCTGATGGCGATCATGAGCTGGGTAAGCCAGGGCCGTAGCCCGGTAGAGTTTGCCCTCATCCAGCTGGCAGACCCTTTACTTCGCCCGATCCGTAACCTGCTGCCGTCGATGGGCGGGATCGACTTTTCCCCGATGATCCTTGTACTGCTGCTGTACGTGGCCAACATGGGGATCGCCGAGCTGTTACAGGCGACGGGCAACATGCTGCTGCCGGGGCTGTGGATGGCGCTATGA
- the yggU gene encoding DUF167 family protein YggU codes for MSAVSTCADGLVLRLYIQPKASRDSIVGLHGDELKVAITAPPVDGQANAHLTKYLAKQFRVAKSQVIIEKGELGRHKQVKILNPQNIPTEVAALTEQD; via the coding sequence ATGAGTGCCGTAAGCACCTGCGCTGACGGGCTGGTTTTACGGCTGTATATTCAGCCGAAAGCCAGCCGCGACAGCATTGTTGGGCTGCATGGCGACGAGCTTAAGGTCGCCATCACCGCCCCGCCGGTTGATGGCCAGGCCAATGCGCATCTGACCAAATATCTGGCTAAACAGTTTCGCGTCGCCAAAAGCCAGGTCATCATTGAAAAAGGTGAACTGGGGCGGCATAAACAGGTAAAAATCCTCAACCCGCAAAATATCCCGACGGAAGTCGCGGCGCTGACAGAACAGGACTAA
- a CDS encoding endonuclease domain-containing protein — protein sequence MDKLKIYAKQLRRELTMEERHLWYLLRGRRFSRYKFRRQHPVGHYILDFACCEARLAVELDGGQHDEKQDYDEQRSLWLNQKGWYVIRFWNNELWNNEEVVLEKILETLQTLLPSPRPSP from the coding sequence ATGGATAAATTAAAAATTTACGCAAAACAGCTCAGGCGTGAGCTGACAATGGAAGAGAGGCACCTCTGGTATCTCTTGCGTGGTCGCCGTTTCTCACGTTACAAGTTTCGCCGACAACATCCCGTGGGCCACTACATTCTTGATTTTGCCTGCTGCGAAGCGCGACTGGCGGTTGAACTGGATGGCGGGCAACATGATGAAAAACAGGACTACGATGAGCAAAGGTCGTTGTGGTTAAACCAAAAGGGGTGGTACGTCATTCGATTCTGGAACAACGAACTCTGGAATAATGAAGAGGTGGTATTAGAAAAAATTCTTGAGACACTGCAAACGCTGCTACCCTCACCCCGACCCTCTCCCTGA
- a CDS encoding type IV pilus twitching motility protein PilT: MDMEEIVALSVKHNVSDLHLCSNAPPRWRRRGKIEPAPFPPPDVAALLNGWLSEELQGEWIARGQVDFAITVGEARRLRASAFAHTQGCSLALRLLPHCCPQLRALGTPRTMPELLANDNGLILVTGATGSGKSTTLAAMVDYLNCHSDGHILTLEDPVEFIHQSKRCLVQQREIGLHSRTFAEALRGALREDPDVILLGELRDSETIRLALTAAETGHLVLATLHTRGASQAIERLVDTFPAQEKDPVRNQLAGSLRAVLAQKLVNDNQGGRVALYELLVNTPAAANLIREGKTYQLPGVIQTGQQMGMQNFDQSLAERRAQGRV; the protein is encoded by the coding sequence GTGGATATGGAAGAAATTGTGGCCCTTAGTGTAAAGCATAATGTCTCGGATCTACACCTGTGTAGTAATGCGCCACCGCGCTGGCGACGCCGTGGAAAGATTGAGCCAGCCCCTTTTCCCCCGCCGGATGTCGCCGCGCTGCTGAATGGCTGGCTCAGCGAAGAGCTGCAGGGCGAGTGGATTGCCCGCGGGCAGGTCGATTTTGCCATCACGGTAGGGGAGGCGCGTCGCCTGCGCGCCAGTGCCTTTGCCCACACGCAGGGCTGCTCCCTTGCGCTGAGGCTGCTGCCGCACTGTTGTCCGCAGCTACGCGCGCTGGGTACGCCGCGTACGATGCCGGAGCTGCTGGCGAACGATAACGGCCTGATACTGGTGACCGGGGCAACGGGTAGCGGAAAATCGACCACGCTGGCCGCCATGGTCGATTATCTTAACTGCCACAGCGACGGGCACATTCTGACGCTGGAAGATCCGGTAGAATTTATTCACCAGAGCAAGCGCTGTCTGGTGCAGCAGCGCGAAATAGGCTTACACAGCCGCACCTTCGCCGAGGCATTACGTGGCGCATTGCGTGAAGATCCCGATGTGATTTTGCTGGGGGAATTACGCGACAGCGAAACCATTCGTCTGGCGCTCACCGCCGCCGAGACCGGGCATCTGGTATTGGCGACGCTCCATACGCGCGGCGCATCGCAGGCCATTGAACGGCTGGTCGATACCTTTCCCGCGCAGGAAAAAGATCCGGTGCGTAACCAGCTGGCAGGCAGTTTGCGTGCGGTACTGGCGCAAAAGCTGGTTAACGATAACCAGGGCGGGCGAGTGGCGCTGTATGAGCTGTTGGTCAATACCCCCGCGGCGGCGAACCTGATCCGCGAGGGCAAAACGTACCAGTTGCCCGGCGTGATTCAGACCGGGCAGCAGATGGGGATGCAGAACTTCGACCAGAGCCTGGCCGAGCGCCGCGCCCAGGGCCGGGTTTAA
- a CDS encoding YggL family protein encodes MAKNRSRRLRKKMHIDEFQEVGFSVAWRFPEGTSVEQIDKDVDAFIEEVIEPNQLAFDGSGYLAWEGLICKQEIGRCTEEHQAIVRKWLEDHKYEEVRISELFDVWWD; translated from the coding sequence ATGGCAAAGAACCGTAGCCGTCGTCTGCGTAAGAAAATGCACATCGACGAATTCCAGGAAGTAGGTTTTTCCGTTGCATGGCGTTTTCCGGAAGGCACCAGCGTAGAACAGATCGATAAAGACGTTGATGCGTTTATCGAAGAGGTTATCGAACCTAACCAGCTGGCCTTTGATGGCAGTGGCTACCTGGCGTGGGAAGGTCTGATCTGCAAACAAGAGATCGGCCGTTGCACGGAAGAACATCAGGCTATCGTCCGTAAATGGTTAGAAGACCATAAATACGAAGAGGTACGCATCAGCGAACTTTTCGACGTCTGGTGGGACTAA